A genomic segment from Mus musculus strain C57BL/6J chromosome 13, GRCm38.p6 C57BL/6J encodes:
- the Cwc27 gene encoding spliceosome-associated protein CWC27 homolog isoform X1 has protein sequence MSNIYIQEPPTNGKVLLKTTAGDIDIELWSKEAPKACRNFIQLCLEAYYDNTIFHRVVPGFIVQGGDPTGTGTGGESIYGAPFKDEFHSRLRFNRRGLVAMANAGPHDNGSQFFFTLGRADELNNKHTIFGKVTGDTVYNMLRLTEVDIDDEERPRNPHRIKSCEVLFNPFDDITPREIKKPKNEKPEEEVKKLKPKGTKNFSLLSFGEEAEEEEEEVNRVSQSMKGRSKSSHDLLKDDPHLSSVPAVESEKDDATGDLEDLLQDGEDDSAERDEYMEDDEKNLMRERIAKRLKKDASASVKSAGDGEKKPASRRVYVTSPKA, from the exons ATGAGTAACATCTACATCCAGGAGCCGCCCACTAATGGGAAG GTTTTACTGAAAACTACGGCTGGAGATATTGACATAGAGTTGTGGTCAAAAGAAGCTCCTAAAGCATGCAGAAATTTCATTCAGCTTTGTTTGGAAG CCTACTATGACAACACCATTTTTCATAGAGTTGTACCTGGCTTTATAGTCCAAGGTGGAGATCCCACAGGCACTGGGACTGGTGGAGAATCTATCTATGGAGCCCCATTCAAG GATGAATTTCACTCACGGTTGCGTTTTAATAGGAGAGGACTGGTTGCCATGGCAAATGCTGGTCCACATGATAATGGCAGCCAGTTTTTCTTTACTCTGGGCCGAGCAGATGAACTTAACAATAAGCACACCATCTTTGGAAAG GTTACAGGAGATACAGTGTACAACATGCTACGCCTGACAGAAGTAGATATTGATGATGAAGAAAGACCCCGAAATCCACATAGAATCAAGAGTTGTGAG GTTTTGTTTAATCCTTTTGATGACATCACTCCAAGAGAAATTAAAAAGCCCAAGaatgagaagccagaagaagaagtcaagAAATTGAAACCCAAAGGCACAAA AAATTTTAGTTTACTTTCTtttggagaagaagctgaggaggaggaggaagaggtgaacCGAGTCAGTCAG AGCATGAAGGGGAGAAGTAAGAGCAGCCATGACCTGCTCAAGGACGACCCGCATCTAAGCTCTGTCCCAGCAGTGGAAAG tGAAAAAGATGATGCAACAGGAGATTTAGAAGAT CTTTTACAGGATGGTGAGGATGACAGTGCAGAGCGTGACGAATACATGGAAGATGATGAGAAGAACTTGATGAGAGAAAGAATTGCAAAACGGTTAAAGAAAGATGCAAGTGCCAGTGTGAAGTCAGCCGGAGACGGGGAGAAGAAGCCGGCAAGCCGAAG AGTCTACGTTACCTCCCCAAAAGCTTAG
- the Cwc27 gene encoding spliceosome-associated protein CWC27 homolog isoform X2, whose product MSNIYIQEPPTNGKVLLKTTAGDIDIELWSKEAPKACRNFIQLCLEAYYDNTIFHRVVPGFIVQGGDPTGTGTGGESIYGAPFKDEFHSRLRFNRRGLVAMANAGPHDNGSQFFFTLGRADELNNKHTIFGKVTGDTVYNMLRLTEVDIDDEERPRNPHRIKSCEVLFNPFDDITPREIKKPKNEKPEEEVKKLKPKGTKNFSLLSFGEEAEEEEEEVNRVSQSMKGRSKSSHDLLKDDPHLSSVPAVESEKDDATGDLEDLLQDGEDDSAERDEYMEDDEKNLMRERIAKRLKKDASASVKSAGDGEKKPASRRLP is encoded by the exons ATGAGTAACATCTACATCCAGGAGCCGCCCACTAATGGGAAG GTTTTACTGAAAACTACGGCTGGAGATATTGACATAGAGTTGTGGTCAAAAGAAGCTCCTAAAGCATGCAGAAATTTCATTCAGCTTTGTTTGGAAG CCTACTATGACAACACCATTTTTCATAGAGTTGTACCTGGCTTTATAGTCCAAGGTGGAGATCCCACAGGCACTGGGACTGGTGGAGAATCTATCTATGGAGCCCCATTCAAG GATGAATTTCACTCACGGTTGCGTTTTAATAGGAGAGGACTGGTTGCCATGGCAAATGCTGGTCCACATGATAATGGCAGCCAGTTTTTCTTTACTCTGGGCCGAGCAGATGAACTTAACAATAAGCACACCATCTTTGGAAAG GTTACAGGAGATACAGTGTACAACATGCTACGCCTGACAGAAGTAGATATTGATGATGAAGAAAGACCCCGAAATCCACATAGAATCAAGAGTTGTGAG GTTTTGTTTAATCCTTTTGATGACATCACTCCAAGAGAAATTAAAAAGCCCAAGaatgagaagccagaagaagaagtcaagAAATTGAAACCCAAAGGCACAAA AAATTTTAGTTTACTTTCTtttggagaagaagctgaggaggaggaggaagaggtgaacCGAGTCAGTCAG AGCATGAAGGGGAGAAGTAAGAGCAGCCATGACCTGCTCAAGGACGACCCGCATCTAAGCTCTGTCCCAGCAGTGGAAAG tGAAAAAGATGATGCAACAGGAGATTTAGAAGAT CTTTTACAGGATGGTGAGGATGACAGTGCAGAGCGTGACGAATACATGGAAGATGATGAGAAGAACTTGATGAGAGAAAGAATTGCAAAACGGTTAAAGAAAGATGCAAGTGCCAGTGTGAAGTCAGCCGGAGACGGGGAGAAGAAGCCGGCAAGCCGAAG ACTTCCCTGA